A genomic window from Pagrus major chromosome 23, Pma_NU_1.0 includes:
- the LOC141019526 gene encoding perforin-1-like, with amino-acid sequence MFLLNICVLAGLMLSLPQCTYQSCQEGKPKECLDAEFAPGTNLAGEGFDITKLERKGAFVIDMNLWKRKDKRCTLCSNPYLENKKQKLPLSVVDWRAQHSCSMKVASTIHRSSEALVTSSTSSVDNNWKANLDVDVAEKSGSVMLAGTNSKLAEYSLEKTKNDKFSFTSQSMSCEYYSYRVSSAPKLHKEFRKAVKQLPKIYSPEYKQRFYKLIDNFGTHYITKVKLGGSVQSVTSIRQCQASLNGLSVDEVGMCLEAEASASVKAVKTGTEVKHCQKDMEKSESKTSFSGLFNDRFTEIKGGHTTEPDLLFSADKNPSAYKEWLTTLAQNPDIFSYSLESLHELLPTNNPARKNLRSAISHYILEKGLWKNCSERCQTGIKSDSRDPCVCQCHNDPAVNQECCPTRKGMARVVITVQRAAGIWGDHTTATDGYVKVSFNGQLVRRSPIIHNNNNPHWGTIVDMGTQDLSAGHIVRFEVWDQDSGWDDDLLGQCEQILSAGVREDVCVLQHGKLFYKFDVKCAPSLSGGSCTDYKPSPMSSSLKSLYVSRHAQPVPKAILLGMGVFVDETSSGRNQSEKFDVI; translated from the exons atgtttctgttgaaCATTTGCGTCCTTGCTGGTCTCATGCTGTCCCTCCCTCAGTGCACGTATCAATCTTGCCAGGAGGGGAAACCCAAAGAGTGCTTGGATGCAGAATTTGCTCCAGGCACCAATTTGGCCGGGGAAGGTTTCGACATCACCAAACTGGAACGTAAGGGGGCCTTTGTGATCGACATGAATCTGTGGAAACGCAAGGACAAGAGATGCACCCTGTGTAGCAACCCCTATCTAgagaacaaaaagcaaaagctCCCGCTGTCAGTGGTGGACTGGAGGGCACAGCACTCTTGCAGTATGAAAGTGGCCAGTACAATCCACCGATCCAGTGAGGCTCTGGTCACTTCCAGCACCTCTTCTGTGGACAACAACTGGAAGGCCAATCTAGATGTTGATGTAGCTGAAAAAAGCGGCTCGGTAATGCTAGCTGGTACCAATTCTAAATTGGCTGAATACTCCTTAGAAAAAACTAAGAATGACAAGTTCAGCTTCACAAGCCAAAGCATGTCCTGTGAGTACTACAG CTACCGAGTGTCCAGCGCTCCCAAGTTGCACAAAGAATTTCGCAAAGCAGTGAAACAACTCCCCAAAATCTACAGCCCTGAATACAAGCAACGATTTTACAAACTGATTGATAACTTCGGCACCCATTACATCACCAAG GTGAAGTTGGGAGGAAGCGTCCAATCGGTGACCAGCATCAGGCAGTGCCAAGCAAGCCTAAATGGCCTCAGTGTGGACGAGGTGGGGATGTGCCTGGAAGCTGAGGCGTCCGCCAGCGTCAAAGCCGTAAAAACTGGAACTGAAGTAAAACACTGCCAGAAGGACATGGAGAAGTCTGAAAGCAAGACATCCTTCTCTGGCCTCTTCAACGACAG GTTCACAGAAATAAAGGGGGGCCACACGACCGAGCCAGACCTTCTCTTCTCTGCTGACAAAAACCCATCGGCCTACAAGGAATGGCTAACCACACTCGCACAGAATCCAGACATATTCTCATATTCCCTGGAATCGCTTCATGAGTTACTGCCTACTAACAACCCTGCCCGAAAGAACCTGCGCTCGGCCATTAGCCATTACATTTTGGAGAAAGGCCTGTGGAAGAACTGCAGTGAACGCTGTCAGACCGGCATCAAGAGTGACTCGAGGGATCCCTGCGTCTGCCAATGCCACAATGACCCAGCTGTAAACCAAGAATGCTGCCCCACCCGCAAGGGCATGGCACGGGTCGTCATAACTGTACAACGGGCTGCTGGTATTTGGGGAGACCACACCACAGCCACGGATGGTTATGTGAAGGTGTCATTCAACGGGCAGCTGGTCCGGCGTTCTCCTatcattcacaacaacaacaacccacaCTGGGGCACCATCGTTGACATGGGCACCCAGGATTTGTCAGCAGGGCATATCGTGAGATTTGAAGTGTGGGATCAGGACAGCGGCTGGGACGACGACTTGTTGGGACAATGTGAGCAAATTCTGTCTGCTGGAGTCAGGGAGGACGTCTGTGTCCTGCAGCATGGTAAGCTGTTCTACAAATTTGACGTGAAATGTGCTCCGAGCCTGAGTGGAGGTTCATGCACTGACTACAAACCCTCACCTATGAGTTCGAGTCTGAAGAGTCTGTATGTGTCCCGTCATGCCCAGCCTGTTCCAAAGGCCATCCTGTTAGGGATGGGTGTGTTTGTGGACGAAACAAGCTCAGGGAGAAACCAGAGTGAAAAGTTTGATGTAATATAA